The Girardinichthys multiradiatus isolate DD_20200921_A chromosome Y, DD_fGirMul_XY1, whole genome shotgun sequence genome has a window encoding:
- the LOC124864164 gene encoding recQ-mediated genome instability protein 2-like, protein MSTLERTYGDGKRPPPVKVLSGQLRAAGIRGAVDSGEGYMIRAGRGRSLRVSLVWMQGTVLEVQLDRNTVLLMDETGTFAVQGVNNIPKGKPCLLPGNKWCVECHPI, encoded by the coding sequence ATGTCCACACTAGAACGAACCTACGGTGACGGGAAACGACCCCCGCCGGTTAAAGTCCTGTCTGGTCAGCTGAGAGCGGCGGGAATCCGGGGTGCCGTTGACAGCGGGGAGGGATACATGATCAGAGCAGGCAGGGGTCGCTCTCTGCGTGTGTCTTTGGTGTGGATGCAGGGCACTGTGTTGGAGGTCCAGCTGGACAGGAACACGGTACTGCTGATGGACGAGACGGGGACCTTTGCGGTTCAGGGCGTTAACAACATCCCCAAAGGGAAACCGTGTTTGCTCCCAGGTAATAAGTGGTGCGTTGAATGTCATCCAATTTAG